From Methanomassiliicoccales archaeon LGM-RCC1, one genomic window encodes:
- a CDS encoding heavy metal translocating P-type ATPase has translation MKTRVFRIGGMTCAACSNRIEGAIGEIPGVQTVVANFGNNTATVTYDETKVTDEMVADAVTSAGYQMISDDRERAEQQELEALRIQKRDLIISILFVIPLSIIAMGPMLGLEMPWSSALGSPWGMRVDCIIQLAIFLPIMYSGRRFYKKGYPALFSKSPTMDSLVALSTTASLLMGLYYTALAFMTDEHMHIMLSFDSAGMIIALVSVGKYMEARSKHNTNDSLRKLLSLAPSKATIIVDGKEYEVEASSLIVGDIVLVRPGESIPADGVVIEGNSAVNESMLTGESIPVSKTIDSVVYGATVNGNGSLKIRIEKTGEETVLFQIARMMEMAQGTKAPVAHVADRVAAVFVPAVIVIAALSAIAWFVAGMFVPDAGYDLEFCLTIAISVLVISCPCALGLATPLAIVIGTGNGSRHGILFKTAASIEAAANIDTVILDKTGTITKGHPTVTKIVTEQDEREFISVVAAAESDSEHPLAEAIVNYAKENDIEIPPHSDFKAITGQGIYCRVDGHDVQIGNEALMTENGIEFQDSPGIIVAIDGIQSGSIVVSDPIRDESPAAIRDLKDMGVRVMMVTGDRKDTADVIAEQAGLTEVVAETRPQDKLDIVKKLQVQQARVAMTGDGINDAPALTQSDVGMAVGSGTDIAIESADIVLMNDDLRTVPAALEIGRATLKNVKQNLFFALFYNAVCIPIAAGLPVLFGYTDLVMVMPMIAAAAMSLSSISVVSNALRMRGFEPRSLA, from the coding sequence ATGAAGACACGTGTGTTCCGCATAGGCGGGATGACCTGCGCCGCCTGCTCCAACAGGATAGAGGGCGCCATAGGCGAGATCCCCGGAGTGCAGACTGTGGTCGCCAACTTCGGGAACAACACCGCCACGGTGACCTATGATGAGACGAAGGTTACGGATGAGATGGTGGCCGATGCGGTAACCTCTGCCGGCTACCAGATGATCAGCGACGATCGCGAGAGAGCTGAGCAGCAGGAGCTGGAGGCCCTCAGAATTCAGAAGAGGGACCTCATCATCTCCATACTCTTCGTCATACCCCTGAGCATAATCGCAATGGGGCCCATGCTGGGCCTCGAGATGCCCTGGTCTTCCGCTCTCGGTAGCCCGTGGGGCATGAGGGTCGATTGCATCATACAGCTAGCGATCTTCCTGCCGATAATGTACTCGGGCAGACGCTTCTACAAGAAAGGGTATCCTGCACTGTTCAGCAAGAGCCCCACCATGGATTCGCTTGTCGCCCTGAGCACCACCGCATCGCTTCTGATGGGATTGTACTACACCGCATTGGCGTTCATGACCGATGAGCACATGCACATAATGCTGAGCTTCGACTCCGCAGGCATGATCATCGCCCTAGTCAGCGTCGGGAAGTACATGGAGGCGCGCTCCAAGCATAACACAAACGATTCCCTCAGGAAGCTGCTGTCCCTGGCCCCCAGCAAGGCCACGATCATCGTGGACGGCAAGGAGTACGAGGTAGAGGCCTCATCGCTCATCGTAGGGGATATCGTCCTGGTCCGTCCGGGAGAGTCCATACCTGCGGACGGAGTCGTCATCGAAGGTAACTCTGCGGTGAACGAATCCATGCTCACAGGGGAATCGATCCCTGTCTCCAAGACAATAGATTCTGTGGTCTACGGAGCCACTGTGAACGGTAACGGAAGCCTGAAGATCAGGATCGAGAAGACCGGTGAAGAGACCGTTCTGTTCCAAATAGCCAGGATGATGGAGATGGCGCAGGGAACGAAGGCTCCCGTGGCCCATGTTGCGGATAGGGTAGCAGCCGTATTCGTCCCTGCGGTCATAGTAATCGCGGCACTGTCGGCGATAGCATGGTTCGTGGCAGGGATGTTCGTTCCCGATGCGGGTTACGACTTGGAATTCTGTCTCACGATTGCCATCTCCGTTCTGGTCATTTCATGTCCCTGCGCACTCGGTCTCGCGACCCCGTTGGCGATCGTCATCGGCACAGGGAATGGATCGAGACACGGGATACTGTTCAAGACCGCCGCATCGATAGAGGCTGCGGCCAACATAGACACGGTGATCCTGGACAAGACAGGTACTATAACGAAAGGGCACCCGACGGTCACAAAGATCGTAACGGAACAGGACGAGAGGGAATTCATCTCCGTTGTGGCTGCTGCCGAATCCGATTCGGAGCACCCTCTGGCCGAAGCGATAGTCAACTACGCGAAGGAGAACGACATAGAGATTCCTCCGCATTCCGATTTCAAGGCCATCACAGGTCAAGGAATATACTGCAGGGTCGACGGTCATGATGTACAGATAGGCAACGAAGCACTGATGACCGAAAACGGAATCGAATTCCAGGACTCCCCCGGGATCATCGTGGCCATCGACGGCATCCAATCAGGATCCATCGTCGTTTCCGACCCCATAAGGGACGAGAGCCCTGCTGCAATAAGGGACCTCAAGGACATGGGCGTCAGAGTCATGATGGTCACCGGAGACCGCAAGGATACCGCGGATGTCATAGCGGAACAGGCAGGACTGACGGAAGTGGTTGCTGAGACCAGACCCCAGGATAAGCTTGACATCGTCAAGAAGCTGCAGGTTCAGCAGGCCCGCGTGGCCATGACTGGAGACGGTATCAACGATGCTCCTGCGCTCACACAATCGGATGTGGGGATGGCGGTCGGCTCAGGAACCGATATAGCGATCGAATCTGCCGACATCGTTCTGATGAACGACGACCTCAGGACTGTACCTGCGGCATTGGAGATCGGAAGGGCGACACTGAAGAACGTGAAACAGAACCTGTTCTTCGCACTGTTCTACAACGCGGTCTGCATACCGATCGCTGCGGGACTTCCTGTGCTCTTCGGATACACCGACCTCGTGATGGTGATGCCGATGATAGCCGCTGCGGCGATGTCACTGTCGTCGATATCGGTCGTGTCCAACGCGCTGAGGATGAGGGGTTTCGAACCCAGATCGCTGGCGTAA
- a CDS encoding diphthine--ammonia ligase produces MRLASLYSGGKDSTFSLYLEEQMGHDVPYLVNIMPEDKASWIFHTPNLNVVPLMAEAMGKELITAPSTGTEEGDMEGLHNALEGLDVDGIITGAVWSDYQWDRMNLVCNDLGLKVFSPLWRKDQDMVMDAFLQSGIKAIIVGCYAEGLGQEWLGRELNAETVAELKMLREKFGISIMGEGGEYESMTLDSPMHSHPLEIVSSEISWKRDNGTLNVTSARLRQRSGFETPHPQRVGHDRYRRQ; encoded by the coding sequence ATGAGGCTAGCATCCCTGTACTCGGGCGGGAAGGACTCCACGTTCTCGTTATATCTGGAGGAGCAGATGGGCCATGACGTGCCCTATCTGGTCAACATCATGCCCGAGGACAAGGCATCATGGATCTTCCATACTCCCAATCTGAATGTCGTCCCGCTTATGGCGGAGGCCATGGGCAAGGAGCTGATAACTGCACCTAGTACCGGCACGGAGGAGGGGGACATGGAAGGTCTGCATAATGCCCTCGAGGGATTGGATGTGGACGGCATAATCACAGGTGCGGTCTGGTCCGATTACCAGTGGGACAGGATGAATCTCGTCTGCAACGACCTCGGCCTGAAGGTGTTCTCTCCGCTGTGGAGGAAGGATCAGGACATGGTCATGGATGCCTTCCTGCAATCAGGCATCAAGGCGATAATCGTCGGGTGCTACGCAGAGGGCCTGGGCCAGGAATGGCTCGGCAGAGAGCTCAACGCCGAGACCGTGGCGGAGCTGAAGATGCTCCGCGAGAAGTTCGGGATAAGCATAATGGGGGAGGGCGGAGAGTATGAGTCCATGACCCTGGATTCCCCGATGCATTCCCACCCGCTGGAGATAGTCTCCTCCGAGATTTCCTGGAAGAGGGACAACGGTACCCTGAATGTCACATCGGCGAGATTACGCCAGCGATCTGGGTTCGAAACCCCTCATCCTCAGCGCGTTGGACACGACCGATATCGACGACAGTGA
- the rpiA gene encoding ribose-5-phosphate isomerase RpiA, whose product MTLDANAMKKLVAEEAVNRYVKDGMFVGLGTGSTAKFMIERIGELVKQGYNLTCTATSVQSEELAKSLGIKVVDLDEIDHLDITIDGADEVDPQMQLIKGLGGALLREKIVAAATVKEIIIADDSKLVDVLGTKAPLPVEVLQFGHQHTKHALEQQGCKPELRMRDGKPFVTDGGNYIYDCRFESISKPFFLEAAIDRIPGVVENGLFLNTAYDVLIAKPDGSVYSMADALAAQNPDGPNILL is encoded by the coding sequence ATGACCCTCGACGCGAACGCGATGAAGAAACTGGTGGCTGAGGAGGCTGTGAACAGATACGTCAAGGACGGAATGTTCGTAGGACTCGGTACCGGATCCACCGCGAAGTTCATGATCGAGAGGATCGGAGAGCTCGTCAAGCAGGGGTACAACCTCACCTGCACAGCAACCTCCGTGCAGAGCGAGGAACTGGCGAAGAGCCTCGGCATCAAAGTCGTGGATCTGGATGAGATCGATCACCTGGACATCACCATCGACGGAGCCGACGAGGTGGATCCCCAGATGCAGCTGATCAAAGGACTCGGAGGAGCGCTCCTCAGAGAGAAGATCGTGGCTGCCGCTACCGTCAAGGAGATCATCATCGCCGACGACTCCAAGCTCGTAGATGTGCTCGGAACCAAAGCACCTCTCCCAGTGGAGGTCCTGCAGTTCGGCCATCAGCACACCAAGCACGCCCTGGAGCAGCAGGGATGCAAACCCGAGCTCAGGATGAGGGACGGCAAACCGTTCGTCACTGACGGGGGCAACTACATCTACGACTGCAGGTTCGAATCCATCAGCAAGCCCTTCTTCCTGGAGGCCGCCATAGACAGGATCCCCGGAGTGGTGGAGAACGGACTGTTCCTCAACACCGCCTACGATGTACTGATCGCCAAGCCTGACGGAAGCGTCTACAGCATGGCAGATGCCCTTGCCGCTCAGAATCCGGACGGTCCGAACATCCTTCTCTAA
- a CDS encoding 50S ribosomal protein L44e, protein MKMPRTIKRYCPTCKAHTEQEVERVKKKKASELKWGQRRFRKVTAGYGGFPRPKPEGREKPTKRINLRYRCTQCKKANISPCIRAKKFELTE, encoded by the coding sequence ATGAAAATGCCCAGAACAATCAAAAGATACTGCCCTACCTGCAAGGCCCACACCGAGCAAGAGGTGGAGAGGGTCAAGAAGAAGAAGGCGAGCGAACTCAAATGGGGACAGAGGAGATTCAGAAAGGTAACCGCAGGTTACGGAGGATTCCCCAGGCCCAAGCCGGAAGGAAGGGAGAAGCCCACCAAGAGGATCAACCTCAGGTACAGATGCACCCAGTGCAAGAAGGCCAACATCTCGCCTTGCATCCGCGCAAAGAAGTTCGAGCTCACGGAGTGA
- a CDS encoding 30S ribosomal protein S27e, with the protein MTGDFIKIKCPDCENEQIAFKKAATKVTCHVCGATLIVPKGGVGEIKGEIVEVVN; encoded by the coding sequence ATGACCGGAGATTTCATCAAAATCAAGTGTCCCGACTGCGAGAACGAGCAGATCGCATTCAAGAAGGCAGCGACCAAGGTCACCTGCCACGTCTGCGGAGCCACACTCATCGTCCCCAAGGGCGGAGTTGGCGAGATCAAGGGCGAAATCGTTGAGGTCGTCAACTGA
- a CDS encoding translation initiation factor IF-2 subunit alpha, which yields MSRVRGLPENGELVVCTVKSVKNFGAFVTLDEYDDREGFIHVRDVATGWVKYIRDFVREGQKIVCKVLGVDSQKGHIDLSLKSVNDHQKREKIQQWKNEKKAEKLLEIVAERMNIDIDKAYKQFGNDLLEAYETLYSAFESAVAYPEDFTSEFSGKWVDTFMEVAKENVAAPTVQIDGILEMSSSAPNGMELIKNALMEGLAAADGSSVEITCVGCPRYRVVVNAAEYKEAEDIMKAVTATAIDSLTSNDGTAVLKRESK from the coding sequence ATGTCTAGGGTCAGGGGCCTTCCCGAGAACGGTGAGCTTGTAGTCTGCACCGTTAAGAGCGTGAAGAACTTCGGAGCATTCGTTACTCTCGACGAGTACGATGACAGGGAAGGATTCATTCACGTCAGGGATGTCGCAACTGGCTGGGTTAAGTACATCAGGGACTTCGTCAGAGAAGGCCAAAAGATCGTCTGCAAAGTTCTGGGCGTTGATTCACAAAAAGGTCACATCGACCTTTCCTTAAAATCGGTCAATGATCATCAGAAAAGGGAGAAAATCCAGCAGTGGAAGAACGAGAAGAAGGCAGAGAAGCTTCTCGAGATCGTCGCTGAAAGGATGAACATTGACATCGACAAGGCCTACAAGCAGTTCGGAAACGACCTGCTTGAGGCCTACGAGACACTTTACAGTGCTTTTGAATCCGCTGTCGCATACCCTGAGGATTTCACATCGGAGTTCAGCGGCAAGTGGGTAGATACATTTATGGAAGTCGCCAAGGAGAACGTCGCGGCACCCACGGTGCAGATCGACGGAATCCTCGAGATGAGCTCATCGGCACCCAACGGCATGGAGCTCATCAAGAACGCCCTCATGGAGGGACTGGCGGCGGCGGACGGCTCATCCGTGGAGATAACCTGCGTAGGTTGCCCCAGGTACAGAGTCGTGGTCAATGCGGCCGAGTACAAAGAGGCCGAGGACATCATGAAGGCTGTCACCGCGACGGCCATCGATTCACTGACGTCGAACGACGGCACAGCAGTGCTGAAACGTGAGAGCAAGTGA
- a CDS encoding RNA-protein complex protein Nop10: MKSEIRKCAECGRYTLLSECKYCHKPTVCPVPPRYSPDDRMGEYRRRSIIQEYGENGKHDHL; encoded by the coding sequence ATGAAGAGCGAGATCCGCAAATGCGCCGAATGCGGAAGATACACGCTTCTGTCCGAATGCAAATACTGTCACAAGCCCACGGTATGTCCGGTACCCCCCAGGTATTCCCCGGATGACCGCATGGGAGAGTACAGGCGCAGATCCATCATTCAGGAGTATGGAGAGAATGGAAAACACGATCACCTATGA
- a CDS encoding PAC2 family protein, with protein sequence MENTITYDCRPDFHNVIFIEGLPGVGNVGKIAADFISYKLETKRFATILSSDLPPQVFVDNESIAYPASEELWYAKDVNGHDIIFLEGEFQASTPQGQFELNKFIFEKIVKYDPELIITLGGYGLGQVVTEPQVLGVVNDSKLKTRLEKAGVTFKANEPQGGIIGAAAMFLVMADEYDIDAACIMGETSGFIIDHKSAKCVVDVLCKILGIELDTSEMQADIQQVEQINDEVQALAETSPEDLSYFR encoded by the coding sequence ATGGAAAACACGATCACCTATGACTGCAGGCCCGATTTCCATAACGTGATTTTCATCGAGGGGCTGCCGGGTGTCGGCAACGTGGGCAAGATAGCCGCTGATTTCATCAGCTACAAACTCGAGACCAAGAGATTCGCCACGATCCTCTCCAGCGACCTCCCTCCGCAGGTGTTCGTCGACAACGAGAGCATCGCGTATCCCGCTTCAGAGGAGCTCTGGTATGCGAAGGATGTCAACGGACATGACATCATCTTCCTAGAGGGAGAATTCCAGGCTTCGACGCCTCAGGGACAGTTCGAACTGAACAAATTCATCTTCGAGAAGATCGTGAAGTACGATCCTGAGCTGATCATCACACTGGGCGGCTACGGATTGGGCCAGGTCGTCACCGAACCTCAGGTCCTCGGGGTGGTCAACGACTCAAAGCTGAAGACCAGGCTCGAGAAGGCCGGCGTCACGTTCAAGGCCAACGAGCCTCAGGGCGGGATCATAGGCGCTGCGGCGATGTTCCTAGTCATGGCCGATGAGTACGACATAGATGCTGCATGCATCATGGGAGAGACCTCCGGATTTATCATCGATCACAAGAGCGCCAAATGCGTCGTAGATGTCCTATGCAAAATACTCGGCATCGAATTGGACACTTCCGAGATGCAGGCAGACATCCAACAGGTGGAGCAGATCAACGATGAGGTTCAGGCGCTTGCAGAGACCAGTCCCGAGGATCTTTCGTACTTCAGATGA
- a CDS encoding SGNH/GDSL hydrolase family protein, with translation MLKTDSKKALMAVIMVSMMLIVPLSVVQWDQTDNGGGLDLSAFPVTDRSNKKISIIGDSISTLSTHNKQGNAIYYNANGPNQISINTMWWGRLIKDWNNGSEGWENNLLVNNSYSGSTVANGTSPRANQTVVNDLSNGTSNPDIVLIFVGTNDYNRNRSATIGDVDGDSLATYIAQDLVGGSSRTSYDNIAQAYTLMLKRVIDKYQTPGDNLEIICLLPFTEPAQIQKGVHYGNNENATGFYRDTFNDGLEAICKYMKTYHGTHGTGNNDIKCIDMSKCGLPERFTKASADYFVDGGDYMNYSVRSLHPNNAGFELMFNYIKQELEGTYSKHSSNAIPKGTDYLYRIDFDKNGNNITNVLESHHVGSAYTSLESKYRVAKDGPNSSNSSTGNSS, from the coding sequence ATGTTGAAGACAGATTCAAAAAAGGCATTGATGGCAGTCATTATGGTGTCTATGATGCTGATAGTACCATTGTCCGTGGTCCAGTGGGACCAGACAGATAACGGGGGGGGACTCGATCTTTCAGCCTTCCCTGTAACAGATAGAAGCAATAAGAAAATAAGCATTATCGGAGACAGCATCTCCACTTTGAGCACCCATAACAAACAGGGCAACGCGATTTATTATAACGCTAACGGACCCAACCAAATCAGCATCAATACGATGTGGTGGGGGCGTCTTATAAAGGATTGGAATAACGGGTCGGAAGGATGGGAAAACAATCTTCTTGTCAATAATTCATACAGTGGATCCACGGTTGCCAACGGTACTTCTCCGAGGGCCAACCAAACCGTAGTAAATGACCTGTCGAACGGTACATCGAATCCCGATATCGTTCTGATCTTCGTTGGTACCAACGATTACAATAGAAACAGAAGTGCAACGATCGGAGACGTCGATGGTGATTCGTTGGCAACATACATCGCACAGGATCTTGTAGGAGGTTCCTCTAGGACATCCTATGACAATATCGCTCAGGCATACACTCTGATGTTGAAGAGAGTCATAGATAAATATCAGACTCCAGGTGATAATCTGGAGATCATATGTCTCCTGCCTTTTACAGAACCGGCACAGATACAGAAGGGCGTCCACTACGGCAACAATGAAAACGCGACAGGGTTCTACAGGGATACGTTCAACGATGGGTTGGAAGCCATATGCAAGTACATGAAGACCTATCACGGTACTCACGGCACAGGGAATAACGACATCAAATGTATTGACATGTCCAAATGCGGTCTGCCGGAGAGATTTACCAAGGCATCGGCCGATTATTTTGTTGATGGAGGAGATTACATGAATTACAGTGTGAGGTCCCTGCATCCGAACAACGCTGGATTTGAGCTGATGTTCAACTACATCAAACAAGAACTCGAAGGAACGTATTCAAAGCATTCATCCAATGCAATCCCCAAGGGCACAGACTATCTATATAGGATAGATTTCGACAAAAACGGAAATAACATTACCAACGTTTTGGAGTCCCATCATGTTGGAAGTGCATACACGTCATTGGAAAGCAAATACCGTGTTGCAAAGGATGGTCCGAATTCCAGTAATTCATCCACTGGAAACAGTAGCTAG
- a CDS encoding InlB B-repeat-containing protein has product MHANGHTDGYGNTGNVKPYIAIGVYEAYATSDSELVSQSGKVPTVNKTLAEFKTLAGNNNTNIGNTGSYSLWGYDQWQLYKMMAFTIMGTENAQGMIGRGLATGSFNSGFRSETGTVDTAGSYFGTYLVEPSRTTASKLLLENTWGSVAEFLGDVKGTYHDSKYRLVFEAEEITAEKIIESFNNATSGWYSKTWLRDNPLWGCLGWFDTGNYTGADDQMSLDISGDRIAISSPQTDKSVRVGGAHNTTGNRAGLSTLWMDSVISEADSITGSRIMYLMDAAAVEVKVSVSTTHVETASLAVTKKVGSDTPTNVADPIYVGNDATLAMVDNNMTITDGDTVYTYTVTPASGKSFNYFMDELNDRIQVSGKVRSMVLKAVCGTPEVVSVIQAAGGTLTIHYRSDATVTPGTSEYSVQDNVLTISTGNNINLTVTATPNNGVHFGMFLVGPSNAMVPQTNTDSVAITDAYTKDNPLTITAAFVNYVYAFKGDDYTISYVSKSGTQTISNGSVTNESPIPVVYQTGTVELTITAEDNHLINKVYAGITELTESANKYTVGPLTSDTYVTVLTDNDNTVTFTRDSVKIETEHEASNLYLPTEVVVTPIDNLTDGVLESIKNRASLSVAILGKSDVRLNVPTVQTVPIPVAALTLFKGSNGDLYIDSLNANLVFTRAALSDIGEAIEAGVGDNSIMIDQNSALSVSAISTSAPEAYSSLIPHSQVFNIDVAVVTDTVTYHITSELGSPMTIELDPTAGYSKYSIRYLDGTGGMERLHSSNCTFDATLFGLYAIVEEYTVRFDTAGLVLKDSVNVARDSTLDPGSLMAAGYTFAGWYKDPTFDTPWSEQSIVSVDNMTLYAKWNVWTLTVTFEPGTGSGTMEQQTIRYSDGSRTLNPNAFTKTGYVFDHWTSDTEETYDDRADMSELILAVDSEITLAAEWRKAPVPPSPVNPNIYEAVSDDGEFSDKEVSSIISQMKNIASYSKTPILNVTAEGRIHLTSELFDAMINYGAKLVFKDKNVTIDVPSKTLAGIGKGKDAILMVDTKDISEVYVLKDRDGEVYDITLVVNGQTYKELFAEPIDISIICDDLKDVDKDLTELFYVNGSVLEKVDITKFGDMVWFSAPHLSRYALVYDRGATVSVNISGGTVSDPGDGWKYSGGYYSKKFAVGSTVTEILDDLGSISKSWSVRMGQSSTSDVLEEGGMTIVVKWVSLADILLVIFVVIVAILLLFITFYRKGTGRRS; this is encoded by the coding sequence ATGCACGCAAACGGCCATACCGATGGATATGGTAACACAGGAAATGTGAAGCCATATATCGCCATAGGGGTCTATGAAGCATATGCCACATCAGACTCAGAGTTGGTGTCGCAGAGTGGCAAAGTGCCTACTGTCAACAAGACATTGGCAGAATTCAAGACCCTAGCCGGTAATAACAACACAAATATTGGTAACACAGGATCATACTCACTTTGGGGTTACGACCAATGGCAGTTGTACAAGATGATGGCATTTACCATCATGGGTACCGAGAACGCCCAAGGAATGATCGGTCGCGGATTGGCCACCGGTTCGTTCAATAGCGGATTCAGATCAGAAACAGGAACAGTGGATACCGCGGGAAGTTATTTCGGAACATATCTTGTTGAGCCCAGCAGGACCACCGCATCCAAGCTGCTACTGGAGAACACCTGGGGAAGCGTAGCCGAATTCCTTGGGGACGTGAAAGGAACATACCATGATTCAAAATATCGTTTAGTGTTTGAAGCAGAAGAGATAACAGCAGAAAAAATCATAGAGAGTTTCAATAACGCGACGAGTGGATGGTATTCTAAAACATGGCTCAGAGATAATCCCCTCTGGGGTTGCTTGGGTTGGTTCGATACAGGAAATTACACCGGGGCGGATGACCAGATGTCCTTGGATATAAGTGGTGACAGAATAGCTATATCCTCACCTCAAACCGATAAATCAGTCCGTGTCGGAGGAGCACATAACACCACGGGTAACCGTGCCGGACTCAGCACCCTATGGATGGATTCGGTCATATCAGAAGCGGATTCGATTACCGGCTCGCGCATCATGTATCTGATGGATGCGGCAGCCGTTGAGGTGAAGGTCAGTGTTTCAACAACACATGTGGAAACCGCTAGTTTGGCAGTTACCAAGAAAGTTGGTTCGGACACACCGACTAATGTGGCGGATCCGATCTATGTAGGAAATGATGCAACTCTTGCGATGGTTGATAACAATATGACCATCACTGATGGCGATACCGTATACACATACACAGTAACCCCTGCCTCCGGAAAGTCGTTCAATTACTTCATGGACGAACTCAATGACAGAATCCAGGTTAGCGGAAAGGTCAGGTCGATGGTCCTGAAAGCCGTTTGCGGTACACCTGAAGTCGTTTCCGTCATACAGGCCGCCGGAGGAACCTTGACGATACATTATAGAAGCGATGCGACCGTGACTCCGGGAACTTCCGAGTATTCTGTCCAGGACAATGTGCTTACGATATCGACTGGTAATAACATCAATCTGACGGTCACGGCCACACCTAACAACGGCGTCCATTTCGGTATGTTCCTGGTGGGGCCTTCGAATGCAATGGTTCCTCAGACAAATACAGATTCGGTGGCTATCACGGACGCTTATACTAAGGATAACCCCTTGACGATAACCGCGGCCTTCGTTAACTACGTCTACGCTTTCAAAGGCGATGATTACACCATCAGCTACGTTTCGAAATCAGGAACACAGACAATCTCCAACGGCAGTGTTACGAACGAGTCACCGATCCCGGTCGTCTATCAGACCGGTACCGTCGAATTGACGATAACAGCTGAAGACAATCATCTAATCAATAAGGTCTATGCCGGGATAACAGAATTGACCGAATCCGCTAACAAATACACAGTAGGTCCATTGACTTCCGACACTTACGTTACGGTCCTGACCGATAATGACAATACTGTAACTTTCACAAGAGACAGTGTGAAGATCGAAACCGAGCATGAGGCTAGCAATCTCTATCTGCCGACCGAAGTGGTCGTCACTCCTATCGATAACCTTACAGACGGAGTCCTTGAGAGTATCAAGAACAGGGCTTCACTGAGCGTTGCGATCCTTGGAAAGTCGGACGTCCGCTTGAACGTCCCCACGGTGCAAACAGTCCCCATTCCGGTGGCGGCATTGACATTATTCAAGGGATCTAACGGAGACCTGTATATCGATTCCCTCAATGCGAACCTGGTATTCACCAGAGCTGCACTATCGGATATCGGAGAAGCTATCGAAGCGGGAGTGGGCGATAATTCGATCATGATCGATCAAAATTCGGCGCTGTCGGTATCTGCGATTTCGACCAGTGCGCCTGAGGCATATTCTTCTTTGATACCTCATAGCCAAGTCTTCAATATCGATGTGGCGGTGGTCACGGATACCGTCACCTATCACATCACATCAGAACTCGGATCGCCTATGACGATAGAGCTGGACCCGACAGCCGGTTATAGCAAATATTCCATACGTTACCTGGACGGAACAGGGGGCATGGAGAGGCTGCATTCCAGCAACTGTACCTTCGATGCAACCCTCTTCGGCCTGTATGCGATCGTTGAGGAATATACCGTGCGTTTCGATACGGCCGGTCTGGTTCTCAAAGATAGCGTCAACGTGGCGAGAGATTCTACTCTGGATCCCGGCTCGCTGATGGCTGCCGGCTACACATTCGCCGGATGGTATAAGGATCCGACATTCGACACTCCCTGGAGCGAGCAGAGTATCGTGTCCGTGGACAATATGACGCTATATGCCAAGTGGAACGTCTGGACCCTGACCGTTACGTTCGAACCGGGTACAGGATCAGGTACCATGGAACAACAGACAATCAGGTACAGCGATGGAAGCAGGACCTTGAATCCCAATGCTTTCACGAAAACCGGTTACGTGTTCGACCATTGGACTTCCGATACCGAAGAGACGTACGATGACAGGGCCGACATGTCGGAACTGATCCTTGCGGTCGATTCAGAGATCACTCTCGCAGCCGAATGGAGAAAAGCCCCCGTGCCGCCGTCACCCGTCAACCCCAATATCTACGAGGCGGTCAGCGACGACGGGGAATTCAGCGACAAAGAGGTGTCCTCCATCATCTCGCAGATGAAGAACATCGCATCCTATAGCAAGACGCCGATTCTGAACGTCACCGCAGAAGGGCGGATCCATCTGACATCGGAGCTGTTCGACGCCATGATCAATTACGGTGCGAAGTTGGTGTTCAAGGACAAGAATGTGACCATAGACGTTCCCTCTAAGACTCTGGCCGGTATAGGCAAAGGAAAGGATGCAATCCTCATGGTGGACACCAAGGACATATCGGAGGTCTACGTCCTGAAGGACAGGGACGGTGAGGTCTACGACATAACCCTGGTGGTCAACGGTCAGACCTACAAGGAACTATTCGCCGAGCCTATAGACATCTCCATCATATGTGACGACCTGAAGGATGTCGACAAGGATCTCACGGAGCTGTTCTACGTCAATGGTTCCGTACTGGAGAAGGTGGACATTACCAAATTCGGCGATATGGTCTGGTTCTCGGCTCCGCATCTGAGCCGTTACGCCCTCGTGTACGATAGAGGCGCCACAGTGTCTGTGAACATAAGCGGCGGAACGGTATCCGACCCCGGGGACGGATGGAAGTACAGCGGCGGATACTACTCGAAGAAGTTCGCGGTCGGCTCCACCGTGACGGAGATACTGGACGACCTGGGATCAATAAGCAAATCCTGGTCCGTCAGGATGGGTCAAAGCTCCACATCCGACGTGTTGGAAGAGGGCGGGATGACCATCGTAGTGAAGTGGGTGTCCCTCGCGGACATCCTCCTCGTGATCTTTGTGGTCATCGTCGCGATCCTCCTGCTCTTCATAACCTTCTACCGGAAGGGAACCGGTCGGAGGAGCTGA